The Citrus sinensis cultivar Valencia sweet orange chromosome 4, DVS_A1.0, whole genome shotgun sequence DNA segment ATCATTTTCCCTATAAGTCCCTAAGAACTCTCTTCTGAGTGTTACTTCCTTTGAAATTGttcctttttattaaaagagtaGACATATGGCGCAATATGGTGTCTTTAAAATATGGCACctacaaacaaataattaaataaagggTTATTATCATTTGACTGCTTTAAGAATTGCAATATatcaaatgaataaaagaagttttgtaatatatattttacactACATCTTTACAAAATCTAGCATTTTActacatttttgttattacCATTAATTGATCAGTTAGTTGactaataaaatactaattttatccttgaaaGGACATTACacaaataaaagtatcaaatattgaatttaaaggctttttgagattattttttgctagtttatgtttaaatttaaaatattgcaatgctttgtattttattatcttttttttagcaaaaaatttcattaaagtgTAAAAATTGGTATTTCATTATTCAAGTAACGgtaataagaaatataataaaatgatagggtttgtaaagataaaataataaaatgctagactacaatattttttatagtCATTTTCATGtattataattagataataacccccaaaacaaacaaaaaaaaagcaaagaaaatatatgGAAATTGGAAAAATGCCAAACCCTTACCCTAAATTCAAACCCTAATTAACTCTAAACTTAAAATTGTCAAACCTAATTGTCGCGAGTAAGGACTAGAAGTTTTAGAGATGCCCTGTGCCTGTCTTGAGGCTTGGAGTGCTGTGCATAGTGGCGGCTAGAGGTTGGGGGTGCTGTGCATGGTAATTGAAGGCTTATGAGTGTAGCGTGCAACAAGGAGAGGTATGTACTTCGATTTGTgagataaatatattttactcgTTAGATTAATTGAAATCCAGCACAACGAAAAGCCTATTTTCTTagtgaatttgaatttgagatGCATCCAATAGGGGATGGTTGTTATATAATTGGATTTACaactctttttaattttttttttttgtattttttaatattggtCATGTTAAGAAAAAGTATGGCTCACCATTTAGCGGTTATAATTTCACggaaaaagttaataaaatggGGGCATGTTAAGGTTTCGCATCTATTGAGTAAACGGAGTATGTCATTATACGAAGAGTAAAATGAAAGTAACactttttaataatcttttagAGTAAACTAAAAAGGAGTAATAAAATCTGACTTTACAAATATAACGAAGCGGAATGATTGCATTGagatattcaaaaataaatattgaaatatgtATGTGTTTGATTGAGTACAAGAAatatagtttattattttcttacgACTAGATTAAGCTTTCTCTAAGTAGAAGTAAAAGACATAAGGAGTTTGTTACATCTAAAAAATGGAGCTAAATTTCCCTAGAAACAACTAGAAAGCTCTCTCTAAATTTTCCAGACGTTCTTATCATAAGTGAAATCCTCTACAATCTAGCTACAAATTcacaataatatatattctcTAATATCGACCCTCAGTATAATATTAAGTGCAGTGATGAAGTGATCATGCAATCTTTTGTCCTCCACATAATTCAGTAAGCGCATTACTTGCGAATCATTAAAAaaggtcaaaaaaaaaagtcggTGCCATATACACCATACTGACAGCAGATAAATCATTGATATTTTAGAGTTTATAGTAACTTGgggtaaatttatattttgaagtgaACAGAAATTTTGTCAAATAAGAGAATATTGGGAGTCTTTATTTcctaaaaatgcatattcttaagtgaaaaattaaaattaattaaataaagagaataaaaaataaaagtataattcagacagaaaatattattgaagttTTACTTTTCGCGTCCTTAAATAATAGAACTCAATTAAGGGAATGGTAAAAATATTAAGCAAAATatgtaaaagcaaaaaaaaaatgtatcaccataatataatttgaattcGGAACCAATCTGAATCTAAAATGAACAGAATCTGAACTGAGAAGGATTTGGTCCAAgcaaaattaatcataaattaGAGAGAGGGAGAGTTGAATCTTGCGTATGAAAATAGGCACCCACATCATTCCACGGCTGGTCCAGCTAAGCAAACATTTTCTCTGTATACATATTTATgaattatcaatatataaatatataatacgCAACTCAGtgatttagtttaatttattactcaTCGTTGAAATTGTCAATTGATGATCTTGAtgtcacacacacacacaaaatacGTCGACGtagcaaattcaaataattatattttttctggACATAAGGATCCCGATATGTTATGTTTAACGTAACGTACATCCACACACAGCAACAGTTCTCGTGATGGGGCCCACAACTGTTGCTGTGTGTGGCGTAcgttacgttaaacgtaacgTAGCACCAGCCTGGACATAAAGCAGCCAACGAGCATCCACAACTTCATGTccttttatgatttattttttctctctaatctTAAGGGGTTGAGATTCTTGTCCATAACTTTAGTTTATGCGAAAGTGGGCAAAAGTGAAAGCTGGATAGTATGACGAATATGTGCAATTTGCTTTAGGCGATGTCCCCTAGATGAGACATGAAGTTGAATTTTTATGGTTGCTTATTTATCTTCTCTATCTCTTCCAGTAATAGCTTTAATAATTCGTCATTAGGTTGCCAACCCAAGTCCTAAAGATGCCAACGATTTCACATTTCAGCCACCTTGCCGTTCGTACAATATCATTTAATCAAGATATCagtctaattttctttttccttaaattattttcttcaagtttattttcatcttttcaaaACGACAAATCATTCACAAagcaatttgaaattttttaaaaaagatgaGTGCTAGGGTTCTCAATTAGAGTATCTCAATATTTGAATatcaagtaaataataataatgtagcACTGCTGATTTATAACTGTCACATTAGTCTCAAAtgatcattaataataataaataaataaataaatgatcgTGATGTTTATTTAGCAGCCTAATAATTTCAAGTGTGGCCAATTGGAAGACACCCTCGTCTTCCCTCTGTTGCATGTTTTTTCATCTCTGTTTATCTTGCTCTTTCCACGCTGCTTAATGGGACTTGGCTGCTTCCTCCTTTGTTGCACTTTTTTCCAATATTTTCCCTGTTAAAACgaaaatttgtaataaaaataaagaaaaacaactaatttttgtACCGATTGGTacactttttattctttactAGTTAATTCTTCacttaaatctaaaataaatactagtatctattttcattattaaagaTATCCCATTTGCGAGCAGCACAAGTGATCAACTGTGTAGGAGATCACATATGTTGAATACTATATTATAGAGAGGATGACATTTTAGTCCTTttagaaattgtttttgctaCGTAGGTCCctctcataaaattttaacacctcatttcatttctttgtATTAAAACAATTACAGAAAAAGAACATTGCTGAGGGATTATTGTGTCTTTTtaacaaacaattaaattaactagCTTCAAATTATAGAGGACTCAAATAATCAATTTGTATGTGAAATTGTTACGTTTACCGTTCAGTATATGGTTCGATTTTCAGTTATTGTTTTAATAGCAAGGATGCAATAGGGTATTAAAAATCTACGAGGGAGCTATGTCATAAAAATGAATTCTAAAAGGGGTGAAAGTATCATTCCCATATATTGTATGACCTGATTTTCTGAGCTATTACTAGTAGCTAGAACTTGGGGGCCGGGCTCGTGCTTTTGAGGCTGGTATGGATTATTGCTGAATTCGGACACTTGCTTTTTGGATCCTTGGCTTGAAGATGCATCTCGAGATATATTTGTTTCTGTTGAATTGCCATATGTACTGCTAGATTCCAGCTCCAAGCATAGCTAGTTCAATAACAATATGCATATTGATCAGAATCAAGGCTATTAATTAGatgttaaaaattaagtcaTATGCACACTCATTTATAGTTCTTTGGTCGAAGAAACAGCAATAATAAGTAATAATCATAAACATGTTTCGCTTGTTATTACCATTAGCTAGCATCTAATGCACCCATTTTTAATCTGTCATAAGTTCTTTCCTGGAATGATTAACAAGTTATTATCATCATGGCTTGAGTGGTGTAATCTGGTACCGCAAATCTcggtcattttctttttaacaaaacGAAATAATTTGCAGAGGTTATTGACGGCATCCTGGCTATTAGTTCATTGATGCTAAAGGTTGGAAGAATTTATGGTTAGAAAGTGATCTATTCGAATTAGGTAGATTAATTACCTTCTCTTGACTTGCATAATGAACTTTTAGTTTCTCTCCTACCTTTGGGAATTGGGAGTACAATTTTGCAGTTTGGCAGATGGTTTGGCTAACCTAAGTCTAGGATCATTTGGTGGCAGGCTCGACCTTATAAGGTTCAAACCAccttaactaaattaaaaaagaagatttttttcttggttaCATATTTACTTAAGAGAAGTGATATACTCTTTTATTCTTAGATTCtattttttactctttcttTACTTTTGCATATTGACTAATTTTACGGGTAGATAAACTTCAGCTCATCCtctaaataaaatgacaatctTCGATTGATTCCTAAAAATATGAATACTTTAATTTatcctctttttctttattttgaagataatgataaaTGAGGGGGCattgactaattttttttttagacacattgatgattttttttgtctacttaataataaatagaggtaaattaaatttttcatacttttaaaaaataaattaaaagttttcattttattgggGTAAATGTTAATTTACCCTCATGATATTTTTGATGGGTTACGTTGGTTATGTCCGGCAAGAtgttactattttttatttatttaaataagcaACCTCAGACAAGGTTCAcctaaaaatagaaaagaaaagacagGTAATATAGTATAATTGGTCTCTTTCATCTTTTTTCAAGCAAGATGTTATGATGAGCATAACGTTCagatcattttttaaatatatattatcagCTCTGTCTGACAACATATACAATGACAGGGCTTCTATCACCTTATAAAGGCAGGTTCACGCAATGTTATTGCGTTAACCATTTTTATTTCATGAAATGAGGAAATATAATGTCAACTTTATTTTCCATCCAAAATACACTAATACAAGTGATCGACAGTTATTATGACAAATGCATTGGACATTAATTGTATATAAGAAgtcaaatgattaaattaaatatcacctgaaaaaaaaaacctgttTTCAGGAGAGGCTAGCTACTCTACACAACAATAATGCTACTGTATACAACAATGGTGAACCTTTTAAAATAAGCTTCCCTCACAGAcagccattttattttatttttttaaaaatgaaatcatagctgaaaataaaaattttgcgGAGGTTAAGGGGGGGGCCATGCATGTTAGATATTGAGTTTGCTAATATTAAGGGTTTGGAAGAATTTATggttatataataattttatacttgtgatttattatatctGACCAAGGCCGAAAGCGGTTCtagcccccacaaaagcattgtggGGGCTAAATGTTCTTTATATCATTCTCCCTTGCAAAATGCAAGTGGAGTATGGACATCCTCTCCTGTGAGGGGTTATTTGTattgggcatgtacttcatagaattcattgtaataatgtaagtctcaatcatgtatatctgattgtaaatatcagtgtaatacaTCTGCTACAATAagcagttgttgtaaatatctgtgtaatgcagtaatctgatgattaatcagtctcaaaaaaaaaaaagggtaatatATGGCCAATGCCAGTGGGCTCTTATCCCCGCTGGATCCAAGctcctaaatttaatttgagaaCTTGAATTGAGTCTAGGactctttttttccttcaaattaTATACTCTACTCATAAATTAGTAAGAGAAAAATCAACTCTTTTCCAATTATGGTTTGTGGATAGAGCTATTAGATTCCTTCAAATTTATGTGGAATGAATCCGGGGCCgtgctgtaaaaataatgGTCTAAGTGAGTCCTAATTAAATCCTAGCTATAAACGTATCAATTGAATTATACCATATTAAAAAAGGGTAATGCTCAGTATGTTAAAAGATTTTGTTACTGTTAccgtttttctttttatttaaataaacgtGAGGtccacaaaaaagaaaaagctgaaattaataataaaaaatttctgttGCAATAAAAGagtagaattattattattatttgattctaCTGTCTCCTATAGACGAATCCAGTCAAATTCATCAACATAATTGGTCTCATTCATTTTTCCCAATCAATGTGTATGGGTTAACATTCGtatcattttatataaatatcgTCAGTTGTGTCTGCCAATATATGCAGGGATAAGACTCTATAATATTGATTCACACGATCAGGACAAAATAAGGCATCTAGATTCATGTAATATCGTTATTGGAAGCTTGATCAGCTGTCAGTTTTGTACTATATCATTACCACCTACCTATTATTTGAGGGGACAAATAACATAGTGTCAGTTCTATTCCATCGAAAATCCCACTAATACAAGAAGTGACGGAAGTTCTTATGACAAATGCATTTAGCATTTGCACAtaagaaatcaaattattaatgcTGTAGCAACTGATCACTCCCTTATACGAGTAAATTCCTTTCTGAGGATGTGAGTAGTTTCCTCTCTAAAAACGAAGCagttttcttcttattaacTCGGAGTATGCCACGATAAAAATAACTTTGTTGGTCCCAATTAAGAGTTGGAAtcgaaaaaaattaaagaaaacacCGAAAGTTTTTTGTTCGGTTAAAACCAAAAATACCAGCTCAGTTTTCACTTCTTAGTTTTAGGGTTTAGAAAACcaaattttttagtaattttagaaaattggacacttgttttgttattaagggttggcatatatatatatatatatataactaaataaatcgATTCGATCTGATTCCAAGCTGATTCTTTTTCCACTTCGCTTGGAATTAGAACCGAACATAAAATTAATCGATATCTGCCCTGATATTAATAGCTTTACGATTCATAAAATATCA contains these protein-coding regions:
- the LOC102628013 gene encoding uncharacterized protein LOC102628013, whose product is MENEKHPSISVPLVSRLDHLESIMKDLERKQNLAKWGCNSNNSERQRQHLPLNLAAREAYFKGSLLDRVASLENRLFQLCLELESSSTYGNSTETNISRDASSSQGSKKQVSEFSNNPYQPQKHEPGPQVLATSNSSENQGKYWKKVQQRRKQPSPIKQRGKSKINRDEKTCNRGKTRVSSNWPHLKLLGC